Proteins from a genomic interval of Polaribacter sp. Q13:
- a CDS encoding DUF6638 family protein produces the protein MQKLIKAKLYRSESISVSGKLVERYNKCLVKLGFTATKLTSFTIDGVGWSPEIAEEKKEPFYLNNGESNTYAIIITPKQKGLPVYNPFNSFDRELMKTVFKKHEKTINDITRDSAICVEFDQKIDVFYEPLDVLRYKDITIKFHLIDNLSKAKEEQLKLIALFNADNNFIDEDIHKKLLTSAKKYGDLRERNLSVEEITFTTDSFYTKAFGGVYLLRDLVTSVLIFENEATYKEAIKDTTYDVLMYHISHTEMIEKLISYNVLELDLTEETTKKRHKRIQKYMFSSYLKDTAHPIKDILQEPILFKSYLNKIDISSRKKVMGLERYLEKQKISKNTNPKDIIDGEMYIALHKPHSSLRPNHQDLIWYLLVNIAPKDVLFLYWYDKEQFYEVFKTLEDATQDWVIETVKSGF, from the coding sequence ATGCAAAAACTAATAAAAGCAAAATTATACAGAAGCGAATCTATTTCTGTTAGCGGAAAACTAGTAGAACGTTATAATAAATGTCTCGTAAAACTAGGTTTTACTGCTACTAAGTTAACTTCATTTACTATAGATGGAGTAGGTTGGAGTCCGGAAATAGCAGAAGAAAAAAAGGAACCTTTTTATTTAAATAATGGAGAATCTAATACGTATGCTATAATTATTACTCCAAAACAAAAAGGATTACCGGTGTATAATCCGTTTAATTCTTTTGATAGAGAATTGATGAAAACGGTGTTTAAAAAGCACGAGAAAACGATTAATGATATTACAAGAGATTCGGCTATTTGTGTAGAGTTTGATCAAAAAATAGATGTTTTTTATGAACCTTTAGATGTTTTAAGGTATAAAGACATTACCATTAAGTTTCATTTAATTGATAACTTAAGTAAAGCCAAGGAAGAACAATTAAAGTTAATAGCTTTATTTAATGCTGACAACAATTTTATTGATGAAGATATTCATAAAAAACTTTTAACATCAGCAAAAAAATATGGTGATTTAAGGGAACGAAATCTTAGTGTCGAAGAAATAACATTTACAACAGACTCTTTTTATACAAAAGCTTTTGGTGGCGTTTATTTATTAAGAGATTTAGTAACTTCTGTGCTTATTTTCGAAAATGAGGCAACGTACAAAGAAGCTATAAAAGATACTACGTATGATGTTTTAATGTATCATATCTCACACACAGAAATGATTGAGAAATTAATCAGTTATAATGTTTTAGAGTTAGATTTAACAGAAGAAACAACTAAGAAAAGACATAAAAGGATTCAGAAATATATGTTTTCATCTTATTTAAAAGATACAGCACATCCCATAAAAGATATTTTGCAAGAACCTATTTTATTTAAAAGCTATTTAAATAAAATTGATATTTCATCAAGAAAAAAAGTAATGGGATTAGAACGCTATTTAGAAAAACAGAAGATTTCAAAAAACACAAATCCGAAAGATATTATTGATGGAGAAATGTATATTGCGCTGCACAAACCGCATTCATCATTAAGACCTAATCATCAAGATTTAATTTGGTATTTATTGGTTAATATTGCGCCAAAAGACGTGTTATTTTTGTATTGGTATGATAAAGAACAGTTTTACGAAGTTTTTAAAACCTTAGAAGATGCTACACAAGATTGGGTAATAGAAACAGTTAAGAGTGGGTTTTAG
- a CDS encoding NUDIX domain-containing protein, with protein sequence MSNIRIKNSKKTLLSDNYYTLNKFNFDYQMSDGSWVHQMREVYERGHGAGILLYNTTKKTVVLIKQFRLPIYLHDNKDGFLIEIPAGLLDLDNPEQCIIRETEEEVGIRLKSVIKVYEGYSSPGVLTEKMHFFVGEYTDDMKVSEGGGLESETEDIEVLEIPFTEAVRMLNEGEIVDTRTIVLLQYAIIHKLLG encoded by the coding sequence ATGAGTAACATCAGAATAAAAAATAGTAAAAAGACGTTATTATCAGATAATTATTACACGTTAAACAAATTTAATTTCGATTATCAAATGTCCGACGGAAGTTGGGTACATCAAATGAGAGAAGTCTATGAACGTGGACATGGAGCAGGGATTTTGTTGTACAATACCACCAAAAAAACAGTGGTTTTAATCAAACAATTCAGATTGCCTATTTATTTACATGATAACAAAGATGGGTTTTTAATTGAAATTCCTGCGGGTTTATTAGATTTAGACAATCCTGAACAATGTATCATAAGAGAAACAGAAGAAGAAGTTGGAATCCGTTTAAAATCTGTCATAAAAGTATATGAAGGCTATTCATCACCAGGCGTATTAACAGAAAAAATGCACTTTTTTGTGGGTGAATATACAGACGATATGAAAGTGAGTGAAGGTGGAGGTTTAGAAAGTGAAACCGAAGACATAGAAGTTTTAGAAATTCCGTTTACGGAAGCTGTAAGAATGCTAAATGAAGGAGAAATAGTAGATACAAGAACCATTGTTTTGTTGCAATATGCTATTATTCATAAATTGTTAGGATAA
- a CDS encoding AAA family ATPase: MNHNSTFPIKQNELDMLRDEASGYLKSIQWEQSDRAKNKDKDAKDESILLYLSRANSGSNVEVTSVSKTILALKKRLLPDSIAIPVYLNQTLYAVQEGLTLGIWIKDNYYDSSGLSSLHERKSALDSQGKREFESKMQTATAFQLFATSYKILHDLKPHASDDLSVMKQKFAGIPEVSLLSPLKGIACSLFYFDKYLGHPEIVKSDKDVIDFTVVFYEALIDEIQLRKSSLEYTETIIDRTYKLENSDFAVSGWDNAFSGTAKSIEFNKIQFEQIVGNKDAKHFARRLTERMLSYDFEAKKNPFQELGGFMPVFMGYGIPGTGKSMLIAAIATRLKEHSDNLDIPFLFHPMPDTLISTFQGGSAEKMVEWMKPMQDPTKLIFAPIDDAENNLQERTTQGVSAGVKEVIGVFLRYTEGAYAVNYGNSSIGLFTNLPEMLDKAVISRVQGRFKIDGARTEHDFLDQDYIWWKKFEKTMPDFVNMQDPSNYQFLKDQGLTKSMGEILGSIEKPSEVRVLEAYDRAEKNHRSNEHLFFAILYKEIQKIFPFFSSRDVRNIQSAISLRLTDFDLEQDWFENPEIYFKQKYETKFNMLQELMKSNMKGLNFSEIRRQEVVRYLDNVATIADTDFKRKVDSRVNQMNIDLQARKTFENE; encoded by the coding sequence ATGAATCATAATTCAACTTTTCCAATAAAACAAAATGAACTAGACATGCTCAGAGATGAAGCTTCTGGTTATTTAAAAAGTATTCAATGGGAACAAAGTGACAGAGCAAAGAATAAAGATAAAGACGCAAAAGACGAATCAATTTTATTGTATTTATCAAGAGCTAATTCTGGAAGTAATGTGGAGGTTACTTCAGTTTCTAAAACTATTTTAGCTCTAAAAAAGCGCTTATTACCAGATTCTATAGCAATACCTGTGTATTTGAATCAGACTTTGTATGCAGTGCAAGAAGGACTCACTTTAGGTATTTGGATTAAAGATAATTATTACGATTCATCTGGTTTATCATCTTTACATGAACGAAAATCTGCTTTAGATTCTCAAGGAAAAAGAGAATTTGAAAGTAAGATGCAAACAGCAACAGCTTTTCAATTATTTGCGACTTCTTATAAAATTTTACATGATTTAAAACCACATGCTTCAGATGATTTATCGGTAATGAAGCAAAAGTTTGCAGGTATTCCAGAAGTTTCGCTTTTATCACCTTTAAAAGGAATAGCGTGTTCTTTGTTTTATTTTGATAAATATTTAGGACATCCAGAGATTGTAAAATCGGACAAGGATGTGATTGATTTTACGGTGGTTTTTTACGAGGCTTTAATTGATGAAATTCAACTTAGAAAAAGCAGTTTAGAATACACAGAAACCATTATCGACAGAACGTATAAATTAGAAAATTCTGATTTTGCCGTTTCTGGTTGGGATAATGCATTTTCTGGAACTGCTAAAAGTATAGAGTTCAATAAAATTCAGTTCGAGCAAATTGTAGGGAATAAAGATGCCAAACATTTTGCACGTAGATTAACAGAAAGAATGCTGAGTTACGATTTTGAAGCAAAGAAGAATCCGTTTCAAGAATTAGGAGGTTTTATGCCTGTTTTTATGGGATATGGAATTCCAGGAACAGGAAAAAGTATGTTAATTGCAGCTATTGCAACCCGACTAAAAGAACATTCAGATAATTTAGACATTCCGTTTTTATTTCATCCAATGCCAGACACGTTAATTTCTACTTTTCAAGGAGGATCTGCAGAAAAAATGGTAGAATGGATGAAGCCAATGCAAGACCCAACAAAATTAATTTTTGCGCCGATTGATGATGCAGAAAACAATTTACAAGAAAGAACAACTCAAGGAGTTTCTGCTGGTGTAAAAGAAGTAATCGGTGTTTTCTTACGATACACAGAAGGCGCTTATGCTGTAAATTATGGAAATTCATCTATCGGATTATTTACTAATTTACCAGAAATGTTAGATAAGGCAGTTATTTCTCGTGTACAAGGAAGATTTAAAATTGATGGAGCAAGAACAGAACACGACTTTTTAGACCAAGATTATATTTGGTGGAAGAAATTTGAAAAAACAATGCCCGATTTTGTGAACATGCAAGACCCCTCTAATTATCAATTTTTAAAAGACCAAGGATTGACAAAAAGTATGGGGGAAATTTTGGGTTCTATAGAAAAACCATCTGAAGTAAGGGTTTTAGAAGCTTATGACAGAGCAGAGAAAAACCATAGATCTAATGAGCATTTATTCTTTGCTATTTTGTATAAAGAAATTCAGAAAATATTTCCGTTCTTTTCATCGAGAGATGTACGTAATATTCAATCTGCAATTTCATTGCGATTAACAGATTTTGATTTAGAACAAGATTGGTTCGAAAATCCTGAAATTTATTTCAAACAGAAATATGAAACCAAGTTTAATATGTTGCAAGAATTAATGAAAAGCAATATGAAAGGACTTAATTTTTCTGAAATAAGAAGACAAGAAGTGGTGCGTTATTTAGACAATGTTGCCACCATTGCAGATACAGATTTTAAGAGAAAAGTAGATTCGAGAGTCAACCAAATGAATATCGATTTGCAAGCAAGAAAAACTTTTGAGAATGAGTAA
- a CDS encoding microtubule-binding protein, with the protein MSDDFDLLETSANKKTEKVDVNWGKAIDTMKSKLAQEDDPESRQKILNATLDDVVHMAEKDRSTLLDAIKDLTDYQDEVGIMFEKFSALNPSEQKVIDDAQKGLERARIELEDAQNKADTWWNNLWGRKSKIKKEEIEFAAAEKLRAGADNQAKALFQQRIESADIQTLLSELSYKSQAAVTRLKNREVEIKEVEEKLKDAIVEASKNHTKALAKKKEVEGQLEEQYALLKQSRQELEEIADKQSTAYSEAIGKMTTIEQKVEELEGLKNAYTTLAASKDSFVHKHNLTIKVLTSLRSNLQTHRAKLKSDTEERLKYYDGYVVALKARTDQEFAAILEHLGVKTDEHIGETLASMHSASARARQEMMDNIPVHEKVMTGVYSSYAEALHEIREKDIDIQKNFADRYGIDMKEIFEDYYKADATVPKGDDAPAAKPKAATSNDDLLS; encoded by the coding sequence ATGTCTGATGATTTTGATTTACTAGAAACGAGTGCTAACAAAAAAACTGAAAAAGTAGATGTAAATTGGGGAAAAGCAATTGACACCATGAAATCTAAATTGGCGCAAGAAGACGATCCAGAATCTCGTCAGAAAATATTGAACGCAACCTTAGATGATGTTGTGCACATGGCAGAAAAAGACAGAAGTACGCTTTTAGATGCTATTAAAGATTTAACAGATTACCAAGATGAAGTTGGTATAATGTTCGAAAAATTTTCGGCCTTAAATCCATCAGAACAAAAAGTGATTGACGATGCTCAAAAAGGATTAGAAAGAGCAAGAATAGAATTAGAAGATGCCCAAAACAAAGCAGATACTTGGTGGAATAATCTTTGGGGAAGAAAATCGAAGATTAAAAAAGAAGAAATAGAATTTGCTGCAGCAGAAAAACTACGTGCAGGTGCAGATAATCAGGCAAAAGCATTGTTTCAGCAACGTATAGAAAGTGCCGATATTCAGACTTTGTTAAGCGAGCTTTCTTACAAATCACAAGCAGCAGTTACACGCCTTAAAAATAGAGAAGTAGAAATTAAAGAAGTAGAGGAGAAGTTAAAAGATGCCATTGTAGAGGCTTCTAAAAACCATACAAAAGCGTTAGCAAAAAAGAAAGAAGTAGAAGGTCAATTAGAAGAACAATATGCGCTGTTAAAACAATCTCGTCAAGAATTAGAAGAAATTGCAGACAAACAATCTACTGCTTATTCAGAAGCTATTGGTAAAATGACTACTATAGAGCAAAAAGTAGAAGAGTTAGAAGGACTTAAAAATGCTTATACAACCTTAGCTGCAAGTAAAGATAGTTTTGTGCACAAGCATAATTTAACTATTAAAGTATTGACTTCTTTACGTTCTAATTTACAAACACACAGAGCAAAATTAAAGTCGGATACTGAAGAAAGATTAAAGTATTACGATGGTTATGTGGTTGCGTTAAAAGCAAGAACAGATCAAGAATTTGCCGCAATTTTAGAGCATTTAGGTGTAAAAACAGATGAGCATATCGGAGAAACTTTAGCATCTATGCATTCTGCAAGTGCTAGAGCACGTCAAGAAATGATGGACAATATTCCGGTGCACGAAAAAGTGATGACTGGTGTTTATAGCTCTTACGCAGAGGCTTTGCATGAAATTAGAGAGAAAGATATCGACATCCAAAAGAACTTTGCAGACCGTTACGGAATAGACATGAAAGAAATTTTCGAAGACTATTACAAAGCAGATGCAACTGTACCAAAAGGTGATGATGCTCCGGCAGCAAAACCAAAAGCAGCTACTTCTAACGATGATTTGTTAAGTTAA
- the uvrB gene encoding excinuclease ABC subunit UvrB, with translation MEFKLVSEFSPTGDQPQAIKELTASINDGEKYQTLLGVTGSGKTFTVANVIKNVDKPTLILAHNKTLAAQLYSEFKQFFPNNAVEYFVSYYDYYQPEAYIPVTGTFIEKDLSINDDIERLRLSTTSSLLSGRRDVIVIASVSCLYGIGNPVEFKKNVIPIHVDQQIARTKFLHQLVQSLYSRTEHEIKSGTFKVKGDVVTIYPSYGDNGYRVHFFGDEIEEIESFDLESNTVLESFQELTIYPANLFVTSPDVLQNAIHQIQEDMMKQVDYFKEIGKHLEAKRLKERTEFDLEMIRELGYCSGIENYSRYLDGREPGTRPFCLLDYFPDDYLMVIDESHVTIPQTHAMYGGDRSRKENLVEYGFRLPAAMDNRPLKFEEFEEIQNQVIYVSATPADYELEKTEGVFVEQVIRPTGLLDPVIEIRPSLNQIDDLIEEIQQRVEKDERTLVTTLTKRMAEELTKYLARVDIRCRYIHSDVDTLERVEIMQDLRKGLFDVLIGVNLLREGLDLPEVSLVAILDADKEGFLRSHRSITQTVGRAARNVNGLAILYADKMTNSMQKTIDETDRRREKQIAYNTKHGITPTQINKKIDDTLSKSAVSSYHYDNAKQVAAEQDLQYLPKEEIEKRIREKRKHMEAAAKELDFIVAAKLRDEIAVLREKL, from the coding sequence ATGGAATTTAAATTGGTATCAGAATTTTCTCCTACGGGAGATCAACCACAAGCTATAAAAGAACTTACGGCAAGTATTAATGATGGCGAAAAATATCAAACGCTTTTAGGTGTAACCGGTTCTGGTAAGACGTTTACCGTTGCAAATGTGATAAAAAACGTAGATAAACCTACCTTAATTTTAGCACACAACAAAACATTGGCGGCACAGTTGTATTCTGAGTTTAAACAATTTTTCCCTAATAACGCCGTAGAATATTTTGTTTCTTACTACGATTATTATCAACCAGAAGCCTACATTCCTGTAACAGGAACTTTTATTGAAAAAGATTTATCTATTAATGATGATATAGAACGCTTGCGTTTAAGCACCACCTCTTCTCTACTTTCTGGTAGACGAGATGTTATTGTAATTGCTTCGGTTTCTTGTTTGTATGGTATTGGAAATCCGGTAGAATTTAAGAAAAACGTCATTCCTATTCATGTAGATCAGCAAATTGCCAGAACAAAATTCTTACATCAATTAGTACAAAGTTTGTATTCTAGAACCGAACACGAAATAAAAAGTGGAACCTTTAAAGTAAAAGGTGATGTGGTTACTATTTATCCGTCTTACGGAGATAATGGCTACAGAGTGCATTTTTTTGGTGATGAAATTGAAGAAATAGAATCCTTTGATTTAGAAAGCAACACCGTTTTAGAAAGTTTTCAAGAATTGACTATTTATCCTGCAAACTTGTTTGTAACGTCTCCGGATGTGTTACAAAATGCCATTCATCAAATTCAGGAAGATATGATGAAGCAAGTGGATTATTTTAAAGAAATAGGCAAGCATTTAGAAGCAAAACGTTTAAAAGAACGTACAGAATTCGACCTAGAAATGATTCGTGAATTGGGCTATTGTTCTGGTATTGAGAATTATTCTCGTTATTTAGACGGACGAGAACCAGGTACAAGACCGTTCTGTTTGTTAGATTATTTTCCGGATGATTATTTAATGGTCATTGATGAAAGCCATGTTACCATTCCGCAAACGCACGCTATGTATGGTGGTGATAGAAGTAGAAAAGAAAATTTAGTAGAATATGGTTTTCGTTTGCCTGCGGCGATGGACAATAGACCATTAAAATTTGAGGAGTTTGAAGAAATTCAGAATCAGGTAATTTATGTATCTGCAACGCCTGCAGATTACGAACTCGAAAAAACAGAAGGTGTTTTTGTTGAGCAAGTAATTAGACCTACAGGTTTGTTAGATCCGGTAATTGAAATTAGACCAAGTTTAAATCAGATTGATGATTTAATTGAAGAAATTCAACAAAGAGTAGAAAAAGACGAACGTACTTTGGTAACTACCTTAACCAAAAGAATGGCAGAAGAACTGACCAAATATTTGGCAAGAGTAGATATTCGTTGTCGTTACATTCATTCTGATGTAGATACTTTAGAACGAGTAGAAATTATGCAAGATTTACGTAAAGGTTTGTTTGATGTTTTAATTGGTGTCAACCTATTACGTGAAGGTTTAGATTTACCAGAAGTTTCTTTAGTCGCTATTCTAGATGCCGATAAGGAAGGTTTTTTACGCTCGCATCGTTCTATTACGCAAACCGTTGGTAGAGCTGCAAGAAATGTAAATGGTTTGGCTATTTTATATGCTGACAAAATGACCAACAGCATGCAAAAAACCATTGACGAAACAGACCGAAGACGAGAAAAGCAAATTGCTTACAACACCAAACACGGCATCACTCCGACTCAGATTAACAAAAAAATTGATGATACTTTGTCTAAATCTGCTGTTTCTAGTTATCATTATGACAATGCAAAACAGGTTGCCGCAGAACAAGATTTACAGTATTTACCAAAAGAGGAAATAGAAAAACGTATTAGAGAAAAACGCAAACACATGGAAGCTGCCGCTAAAGAACTAGATTTTATTGTTGCCGCTAAACTGCGTGATGAAATTGCGGTTTTGAGAGAGAAGTTGTAA
- a CDS encoding PQQ-binding-like beta-propeller repeat protein gives MKKTISVLLLLVLLACSNDENLPHQNSAPEEIKLKKITFEGKTVTIDWNTVLDADDDLIHYSLYINSILVEKTTQTISTSLLEYNNEYAGRIIATDKNGGVSELEFTFESPKSKILLFSDSSQNLMAYDLITDKTLWESNTSYIEAHTAYKDMIFSGVNGLNGMNILTGEIEWTSSPSTNYNEYRNIITDNNNVYAFDADSKLYCVNIESKEKLWDRSFLNYYATLSIDKTRVFVSSRNNDHLYAINKVSGGTDWSLRLNASNKFLTNPLINNDNIYIGDSYGVFYALNRNNGDKIWTIDVGRYNSFFAAPTIFKNTIITGTYSTLYALYENNGSIKWTYKPEGTIETSPFIYNNNIYIGFSNNGTAELVCLNAEDGSFKWKYDLSSKTTTSPIVFEDTVYIGDWDNNFYAINATDGSLEWKLQTDNPIIKSPIIVIGNSDAVIYPGSHGLKN, from the coding sequence ATGAAAAAAACAATATCAGTTCTATTATTATTAGTATTACTTGCATGCTCAAACGATGAGAATCTTCCTCATCAAAATTCAGCACCTGAAGAAATAAAACTAAAAAAAATCACTTTTGAAGGAAAAACGGTTACTATAGATTGGAATACTGTTTTGGATGCAGATGATGATCTAATACACTATAGCTTATATATAAATTCTATTTTAGTAGAAAAAACGACTCAAACAATAAGCACATCACTTTTAGAGTATAACAATGAATATGCTGGTAGAATCATTGCCACAGATAAAAACGGAGGAGTTTCTGAATTAGAATTTACTTTTGAAAGCCCTAAAAGTAAAATCCTACTTTTTTCAGATTCTTCTCAAAACTTAATGGCATATGATTTAATTACAGATAAGACTTTATGGGAATCTAACACTTCGTACATTGAAGCTCATACAGCTTATAAAGACATGATTTTTTCAGGTGTAAATGGACTTAACGGCATGAACATACTTACGGGTGAAATTGAATGGACAAGCAGTCCGAGTACTAATTATAATGAATATAGAAACATTATTACAGACAATAACAACGTATATGCTTTCGATGCAGATAGTAAACTTTATTGTGTAAATATTGAATCAAAAGAAAAATTATGGGATCGTAGTTTTCTAAATTATTATGCAACACTATCTATCGATAAAACAAGAGTCTTTGTAAGTAGTAGAAATAATGATCATTTATATGCTATTAATAAAGTATCAGGAGGAACAGATTGGAGTTTAAGATTAAACGCTAGCAATAAGTTTTTAACCAATCCTTTAATTAATAACGACAATATTTATATTGGGGATTCCTATGGTGTATTTTATGCCTTAAATAGAAATAACGGTGATAAAATATGGACCATCGATGTAGGGAGATACAATTCCTTTTTTGCAGCACCTACAATATTTAAAAACACTATAATAACCGGAACCTATAGCACTCTTTATGCTTTGTACGAAAACAATGGAAGTATTAAATGGACCTACAAACCTGAAGGAACAATAGAAACTTCTCCTTTTATATATAATAACAATATTTATATTGGATTTTCTAATAATGGAACAGCAGAATTAGTCTGTTTAAATGCAGAAGACGGCAGTTTTAAATGGAAATATGATTTAAGTTCTAAAACGACTACTTCTCCTATTGTTTTCGAAGATACTGTCTATATTGGCGATTGGGATAATAATTTCTACGCAATTAATGCTACTGATGGTAGCTTAGAATGGAAACTACAAACAGATAATCCTATTATAAAGTCTCCAATAATTGTTATTGGAAACAGTGATGCTGTAATTTACCCTGGGTCTCACGGCTTAAAAAATTAA
- a CDS encoding DUF5018 domain-containing protein: protein MIKKITILVYIVSALLACSKDAEPDLPIVLSDQNTINSFDLTINGEIINGTINQIDKTILFSLAGAEISALKPTIDYSENANISPSVNESQNFNNEVAYTVYAENGDPNIYRVIVNNRPLNSESEILSFSVLVDNKTIDANINKDTKIIDFNMGTLDKSSLLPTISISENATISPDITIPQNFEEPVNYTVTAENGDKTEYTIIANMPQISNNSNSSSAHLYYIRANLRISGQFLDMDKPGAKLYLYDGNNKYELNVLIQNNYSSQENIIQYNISTVITENIPTYNSYKIVYQTNSIRIESSHFIDVLAEGAPKFISLNQDSYSFNDILKITGENITETIAIPSNGSIFQIQNSSNYDYTVNSDKTQATLTLDYYYLFPGYFGNPAAPKTITFWGPGRRIGESFTTIFN from the coding sequence ATGATTAAGAAAATTACAATATTAGTATACATAGTATCTGCTCTTTTAGCATGTTCTAAAGACGCTGAACCCGATTTACCAATTGTTTTAAGCGACCAGAACACCATTAACTCATTTGACCTTACTATTAACGGAGAAATTATAAACGGTACTATAAACCAAATAGACAAAACAATACTATTTAGTTTAGCTGGAGCAGAAATTTCTGCCTTAAAGCCTACGATTGATTATTCTGAAAACGCAAATATATCACCTAGCGTAAACGAATCTCAAAATTTTAATAATGAAGTAGCGTACACCGTATATGCAGAAAATGGAGACCCTAATATTTATAGAGTTATTGTTAACAATAGACCACTTAATTCAGAAAGTGAAATACTGTCCTTTTCGGTCCTTGTTGATAATAAAACTATTGATGCCAATATTAATAAAGACACAAAAATTATTGATTTTAATATGGGAACACTAGATAAAAGTTCGCTATTACCTACAATATCAATTTCTGAAAACGCTACAATTTCTCCTGATATTACAATTCCTCAAAACTTTGAAGAACCAGTTAATTATACCGTTACCGCAGAAAACGGGGATAAAACGGAATATACAATCATTGCTAATATGCCCCAAATTAGCAACAATAGTAACTCTTCATCAGCCCACCTTTACTATATTAGAGCCAATTTGCGTATTTCAGGTCAATTTTTAGACATGGATAAACCTGGTGCAAAACTCTATTTATATGATGGTAATAATAAATATGAACTGAATGTTTTAATCCAAAACAACTATTCTTCTCAAGAAAATATTATTCAATATAATATAAGTACAGTAATTACAGAAAATATACCAACTTACAATAGTTACAAAATAGTATATCAAACAAATTCAATACGTATAGAATCAAGTCATTTTATAGATGTACTTGCAGAAGGTGCTCCTAAATTCATTTCATTAAATCAAGATTCTTATTCTTTCAATGATATTTTAAAAATTACTGGAGAAAATATTACAGAAACAATTGCTATACCATCAAATGGCTCTATATTTCAAATTCAAAATTCTTCAAACTACGATTACACTGTAAACAGTGATAAAACTCAGGCAACATTAACACTCGATTATTATTATTTATTTCCTGGATACTTTGGAAATCCTGCAGCACCCAAGACCATTACTTTTTGGGGACCAGGAAGAAGAATAGGTGAATCTTTTACAACTATATTCAATTAA
- a CDS encoding LrgB family protein, with amino-acid sequence MKLISEPYMLLTITVGIYWLTKYLQNKTNSVLLNPILITIIVVIGILKLAGISYETYHEAGKFIEFFLKPSIVALGVPLYLQISKIKKQVIPIFISQLVGSIVGIISGVLIAKWLGASNDVIISIAPKSVTTPLAIDISQSIGGIPSLTASMVVMVGIFGSVAGFKILQLFKVSNPMSKSLSMGAASHGLGTAQAMAISQRFGAYSSMGLILNGLFTAIFTPIILALLGII; translated from the coding sequence ATGAAACTGATTTCAGAACCTTATATGTTATTAACCATAACTGTAGGTATTTATTGGTTGACAAAATATCTTCAAAATAAAACCAACTCAGTTCTACTAAATCCTATATTAATAACAATAATTGTTGTAATTGGCATTTTAAAATTAGCAGGTATTTCTTATGAAACTTATCATGAGGCAGGTAAGTTTATTGAGTTTTTTCTAAAACCTTCAATTGTAGCATTAGGAGTACCGCTATATCTTCAAATAAGCAAAATTAAAAAACAAGTGATCCCTATTTTTATTTCACAATTAGTAGGCTCTATAGTAGGTATCATTTCGGGAGTTCTTATTGCTAAGTGGTTAGGAGCTTCAAATGATGTAATAATTTCGATAGCACCTAAGTCTGTTACGACTCCGCTTGCTATTGATATTTCCCAGTCAATAGGAGGAATTCCATCTCTTACTGCATCAATGGTTGTTATGGTAGGAATTTTTGGTTCAGTAGCAGGTTTTAAAATTTTACAACTATTTAAAGTAAGTAATCCAATGTCTAAAAGTCTTTCAATGGGTGCCGCAAGTCATGGGCTTGGAACGGCTCAGGCGATGGCTATAAGTCAACGATTTGGAGCATATTCAAGTATGGGACTTATTTTAAACGGATTGTTTACGGCTATATTTACTCCTATTATTTTAGCATTACTTGGCATTATATAA
- a CDS encoding CidA/LrgA family protein yields the protein MIRQLFIILMCLALGEIIVYFTGIKIPSSIIGMLLLTAGLHFKIIKLKWIQEVADFLLDNMVFFFIPPGVAIMCYLDLISKELVPILAAILGSTVLVLLSTSFTHQVLRKIKLKTLAKDKK from the coding sequence ATGATTAGACAATTATTCATAATACTGATGTGTCTTGCTCTAGGTGAGATTATAGTTTATTTCACTGGAATTAAAATCCCCTCAAGTATCATAGGGATGTTGTTATTAACAGCAGGACTTCATTTTAAAATCATTAAACTTAAATGGATACAGGAGGTTGCTGATTTTCTTTTAGATAACATGGTATTCTTTTTTATACCACCTGGCGTAGCTATTATGTGTTATTTAGATTTAATTTCAAAAGAATTAGTGCCAATACTAGCAGCAATTCTGGGGAGTACGGTTTTAGTTTTACTAAGCACTAGTTTTACACATCAAGTGTTGAGAAAAATAAAATTAAAGACACTAGCAAAAGACAAAAAATGA